In Treponema primitia ZAS-2, a genomic segment contains:
- a CDS encoding amidohydrolase family protein, whose protein sequence is MKYECHGHLMADGVSYQAAVERHRAAPDEGFVRAALGELRSWGIGYFRDGGDKYGVSRFTKTLAAEYAIDYRTPVFIIHREGYYGHLYGRAYRDMREARGLIADAKTMGADFVKITVSGMLDFDTDGSVLYDAIGRDEIHELVNIAEGEGFRVMAHCNGAENIKNALEAGIASLEHGYWIDKEGVEMLRDTGTVWVPTCAPVKNVLSEGRYPEKTMRRILAHHAEMLSYAGKTGALVASGSDSGAYGVPHGRGTGDEYAYLHELGIDMAGANEKIARLFVRG, encoded by the coding sequence ATGAAATACGAATGCCACGGCCACCTTATGGCCGACGGGGTGAGTTATCAGGCGGCCGTGGAACGCCACCGAGCCGCTCCTGATGAAGGTTTTGTCCGTGCGGCCCTTGGGGAACTACGGTCCTGGGGGATTGGGTATTTCCGGGATGGGGGGGACAAATACGGGGTCTCACGATTTACGAAAACCCTGGCGGCGGAATATGCCATTGATTACCGTACCCCGGTTTTTATCATCCACCGGGAGGGATATTACGGGCATCTTTATGGCAGGGCGTACCGGGATATGCGCGAAGCTCGGGGGCTTATCGCGGATGCAAAAACCATGGGCGCAGATTTTGTGAAGATAACAGTCTCTGGTATGCTTGATTTTGATACCGACGGCAGTGTTTTGTACGATGCCATCGGGAGGGATGAAATCCATGAGCTGGTGAACATTGCGGAGGGCGAAGGTTTCCGTGTCATGGCCCACTGTAACGGCGCAGAAAATATAAAAAATGCCTTGGAGGCGGGGATAGCAAGCCTTGAGCACGGATATTGGATTGACAAGGAAGGGGTAGAAATGCTGCGCGATACCGGCACTGTTTGGGTGCCAACCTGTGCTCCGGTAAAAAATGTCCTCTCTGAAGGGCGCTATCCTGAGAAAACCATGCGTAGGATACTGGCCCACCACGCAGAAATGCTCAGTTACGCAGGGAAGACCGGGGCCCTGGTCGCCTCAGGGAGTGACAGCGGCGCCTATGGCGTGCCCCATGGACGCGGTACCGGGGATGAATATGCCTATTTGCACGAACTCGGTATAGATATGGCGGGGGCAAATGAGAAAATTGCGCGGCTATTTGTCAGGGGGTAG
- a CDS encoding thiamine pyrophosphate-binding protein, protein MQYTGARILIEALIEQGVDTVFGYPGGAVLFIYDELYKHQDRIRHILVSHEQHAAHAADGYARSTGKVGVCLATSGPGATNLITGIATAHMDSVPMVAITGNVATNLLGKDSFQEVDITGISMPVVKHNWIVKDVNALAETVREAFIVAQSGRPGPVLIDIPKDITAIPGEWIPLRSGAKVKNIQSISANKLVAGIIPEGADQSEITAEEEILSARARRLTERNRRTTFTDEDLDRAVKFFREAKRPVIYAGGGVISSDACGELTEFAERLNAPVALSLMGIGAFPREHRLYTGLIGMHGTVASNKAVQKADLLITLGARFSDRVTSRADKFAQSARILHIDIDPAEVNKNVGAHAWIIGDIKLILTKLLKKIPQHLKTDWQGDIEKWKEKIPKAHHPGGSKLHPRLIIEETAKRLGYDAIVATDVGQHQIWTAQFYPFTRPRSFITSGGLGTMGFGLGAIMGAKVANPKRPAVLFTGDGSFRMNCGEMGTISNYKIPILIVIINNQVLGMVRQWQSLFYEERYSETILDRPPDFVKLAEAYGLKGYRAENEKTFIEALDNAMKDIASGLTALIDAQINRDEQVLPMVPGGKPIDEQIL, encoded by the coding sequence ATGCAATACACAGGCGCCAGGATTCTTATTGAAGCGCTTATAGAGCAGGGGGTTGATACGGTTTTTGGTTACCCCGGCGGAGCAGTTCTGTTCATATACGATGAGCTGTACAAGCACCAGGACCGGATACGGCATATACTGGTGAGCCATGAACAGCATGCTGCCCATGCCGCAGATGGTTACGCCCGGTCCACCGGAAAAGTGGGGGTATGCCTTGCAACCTCCGGGCCCGGAGCCACTAATCTGATAACCGGCATTGCCACCGCCCACATGGATTCTGTGCCCATGGTTGCCATCACCGGTAACGTTGCTACCAACCTTTTGGGGAAGGACAGTTTTCAGGAAGTTGATATCACCGGGATCAGTATGCCTGTGGTCAAGCATAACTGGATAGTCAAGGATGTTAATGCCCTGGCGGAAACGGTACGGGAAGCGTTTATCGTTGCCCAGTCAGGCAGGCCCGGCCCGGTACTCATCGATATTCCCAAGGACATTACTGCCATTCCCGGGGAATGGATTCCCCTCAGATCAGGGGCCAAGGTGAAAAATATCCAGTCCATTTCGGCAAACAAACTGGTGGCGGGGATCATCCCCGAAGGGGCCGACCAATCAGAAATAACTGCGGAGGAAGAAATACTCAGCGCCCGGGCCCGCCGGCTTACAGAACGGAACCGGCGCACTACCTTTACTGATGAAGACCTGGACAGGGCAGTGAAATTTTTCCGGGAAGCCAAGCGGCCGGTGATCTACGCAGGGGGCGGGGTGATCAGCTCCGATGCCTGCGGGGAACTGACTGAGTTCGCGGAACGGCTCAATGCGCCTGTTGCATTAAGCCTCATGGGCATCGGTGCCTTCCCCCGGGAACACCGCCTCTACACAGGACTCATCGGTATGCACGGCACCGTGGCTTCCAACAAGGCGGTCCAGAAGGCGGACCTCCTGATCACCCTGGGGGCCCGCTTCTCAGACCGGGTCACCAGCAGGGCCGACAAATTTGCTCAAAGCGCCCGTATTCTTCACATCGACATCGATCCTGCGGAGGTGAACAAAAATGTGGGGGCCCACGCATGGATAATCGGGGACATCAAACTGATATTAACAAAACTGCTGAAGAAGATACCCCAGCATTTGAAGACCGACTGGCAGGGGGACATTGAGAAATGGAAAGAAAAGATACCCAAGGCTCACCACCCCGGAGGCAGCAAACTCCACCCCCGGCTCATCATTGAGGAAACCGCCAAACGCCTGGGTTATGACGCTATTGTTGCTACCGATGTGGGGCAGCACCAGATATGGACCGCCCAGTTCTACCCCTTTACCCGCCCCCGCTCCTTTATTACCTCCGGGGGACTGGGGACCATGGGCTTCGGCCTCGGGGCCATCATGGGCGCTAAAGTTGCAAATCCCAAACGGCCCGCAGTTTTGTTCACCGGAGACGGCTCTTTCAGGATGAACTGCGGTGAAATGGGCACCATCAGTAACTACAAAATCCCTATACTCATCGTTATTATCAATAACCAGGTGCTGGGTATGGTCCGCCAATGGCAGTCCCTGTTCTACGAAGAACGGTATTCCGAGACTATCCTGGACCGCCCTCCGGATTTTGTAAAACTCGCTGAAGCCTACGGCCTCAAAGGCTACCGGGCTGAGAACGAGAAGACCTTCATTGAAGCTCTGGATAACGCCATGAAGGATATCGCCTCCGGGCTTACTGCACTGATTGACGCTCAAATTAACAGGGACGAACAGGTGCTGCCCATGGTTCCCGGAGGCAAGCCTATTGATGAACAGATACTCTGA
- a CDS encoding NusG domain II-containing protein: MKGMIPLKPLDFLALGFAAALTILSTFLVYGRPQEAAWVRVQGEGRIWVFPLDAEETLSIPGPIGDTVVEIRGQGSRVLSSPCANQTCVAAGRIHRQGQWSACLPNKVFIYIEGDGDENTLPDSTSW, translated from the coding sequence ATGAAGGGGATGATTCCCTTAAAACCACTGGATTTTCTTGCCCTCGGTTTTGCCGCAGCTTTAACGATACTTTCCACATTCCTGGTCTATGGCCGCCCTCAGGAAGCCGCCTGGGTGAGGGTTCAGGGCGAAGGGCGGATCTGGGTTTTCCCCCTGGACGCAGAAGAGACCCTATCCATACCGGGCCCCATAGGGGATACGGTGGTGGAGATCCGCGGCCAGGGGAGCCGGGTGCTTTCATCTCCCTGCGCTAACCAGACCTGTGTAGCCGCTGGCCGTATACACCGCCAGGGCCAGTGGTCAGCCTGCCTTCCCAATAAAGTGTTTATTTATATAGAAGGAGATGGGGATGAAAATACCCTCCCGGACAGCACAAGCTGGTAA
- a CDS encoding ATP-binding protein — MASIKTKDRLFLILTSGKYSGMQDRADIDRIIRLIVINIIYTIMSILILALGVSDMRNGMTDQGLLQIIIGFMIFTNLLLLRTEFSFTLGGLIVTTIFGVFCGLSVFAQNNLNGFGSLWIYSYPLMSIFTLGMPLGLIPALILFVVTIFGTFIPGLGAIDYTFSEAILICGVYFFVLALTIIYEMVRSIKDQWLMKQDSYMNMVFANSPDIIIILDDESRFVYCADIFLRRTHIKNFETIKKRPYREVFARFAGEKLLDEIASVFQLSMEEKSPSVTEEIIDMGGDGNNRNYEIHFTPMFNSAENYQGAFVLFHDMTDIINAKERAEQANVAKSSFLANMSHEIRTPLNAIIGMATIAKGTQENERRDYCLEKIEGASTHLLGVINDILDMSKIEADKFELSSTEFEFSKMLRRVMNVLEFRVAEKKQTLGVNLDPDIPPLLIADEQRLAQVITNLLTNAVKFTPEEGSITIAARKLTNQNAFHEGVPAKYLVAAFPDRLPGEELEEDLSPRCTLEVRVTDTGIGISKDQQDKLFQSFQQVDSSISRKFGGTGLGLAISKRIVEMMNGSIWVESEPDKGSTFIFTIQAELPESVPGQDSPIPAAEQEDSAEPRENEFAGRRILLAEDVDINREIVVTILEPTALTIDEAENGQIALDTFCANPEAYDLIFMDIHMPGMDGYEATRRIRASDHPRAKLVPIIAMTANVFKEDIERCLAAGMNSHIGKPIDFSEVLAILRKYLAA, encoded by the coding sequence ATGGCATCCATAAAAACAAAGGACCGGCTTTTTCTGATCCTGACCAGCGGCAAATACTCGGGAATGCAGGACAGGGCGGATATAGACCGGATCATCCGGCTTATCGTTATCAATATTATCTACACCATCATGTCGATCCTCATCCTTGCCCTGGGCGTCTCGGATATGCGAAACGGGATGACCGACCAGGGGCTGCTCCAGATAATCATCGGCTTTATGATCTTCACCAATCTCCTCCTCCTGCGGACCGAATTCTCCTTTACCCTGGGTGGCCTCATCGTAACCACCATATTCGGCGTATTCTGCGGGCTTTCGGTTTTTGCCCAGAACAACCTCAATGGTTTCGGCAGCCTCTGGATCTATTCCTACCCCCTGATGTCTATCTTTACCCTGGGTATGCCCCTGGGGCTGATCCCCGCACTAATACTGTTTGTGGTCACCATCTTCGGAACCTTTATACCGGGGCTCGGGGCGATTGATTATACTTTTTCCGAAGCCATCCTCATTTGCGGGGTCTACTTCTTTGTCCTGGCCCTGACGATTATCTACGAAATGGTCCGCTCCATCAAAGACCAGTGGCTGATGAAACAGGACAGCTACATGAACATGGTTTTTGCCAACAGCCCTGATATTATCATCATCCTGGATGATGAAAGCCGGTTTGTTTACTGCGCGGATATATTTCTCCGAAGGACCCATATAAAGAATTTTGAAACCATCAAGAAGCGCCCCTACCGGGAAGTTTTTGCCCGTTTCGCCGGGGAAAAACTTCTGGACGAAATAGCATCGGTGTTCCAGCTTTCCATGGAGGAAAAAAGTCCCTCGGTGACCGAGGAAATCATCGACATGGGCGGGGACGGTAACAACAGGAATTATGAAATACACTTCACCCCTATGTTCAATAGCGCAGAAAACTACCAGGGAGCTTTTGTCCTTTTCCACGACATGACCGATATCATCAACGCCAAAGAGCGGGCGGAACAGGCCAATGTGGCCAAGTCGAGCTTCCTGGCCAACATGTCCCACGAGATACGCACCCCCCTGAACGCCATCATAGGCATGGCCACCATCGCCAAGGGGACCCAGGAAAATGAGCGCCGGGATTACTGCCTGGAAAAAATTGAGGGCGCCTCCACTCACCTGCTGGGGGTTATCAACGATATTCTGGATATGTCCAAAATTGAAGCGGACAAATTTGAACTTTCTTCAACTGAATTTGAATTTTCAAAGATGCTGCGCCGGGTGATGAATGTCCTTGAATTCCGGGTCGCCGAAAAAAAACAGACCCTTGGGGTAAATCTGGACCCAGACATACCGCCCCTGCTTATTGCGGATGAACAGCGGCTTGCCCAGGTTATCACCAACCTGCTCACCAATGCGGTAAAGTTTACCCCCGAAGAGGGCTCCATAACCATAGCAGCCCGCAAGCTGACGAATCAAAACGCTTTCCATGAAGGTGTCCCTGCCAAGTACCTGGTGGCTGCCTTTCCGGACCGCCTCCCCGGGGAGGAACTTGAAGAAGACCTAAGTCCCCGCTGCACCCTGGAAGTACGGGTGACCGATACGGGCATAGGCATCTCAAAGGACCAGCAGGACAAGCTCTTCCAGTCCTTTCAGCAGGTTGATTCCAGCATTTCCCGCAAATTCGGCGGCACCGGTCTGGGGCTTGCCATTTCTAAAAGAATCGTAGAGATGATGAACGGTTCTATCTGGGTAGAGTCCGAGCCGGATAAGGGCTCCACCTTCATTTTCACCATCCAGGCGGAGCTTCCGGAATCTGTGCCAGGACAAGATTCCCCCATACCGGCAGCCGAACAGGAGGACTCCGCAGAACCCCGGGAGAATGAATTTGCCGGGCGGCGCATACTCCTGGCGGAGGATGTGGATATTAACCGGGAAATTGTGGTTACCATCCTGGAGCCCACCGCCCTGACCATAGATGAAGCGGAAAACGGGCAGATCGCCCTGGATACCTTCTGCGCTAACCCGGAAGCCTATGATTTGATATTTATGGACATCCATATGCCCGGCATGGACGGGTATGAGGCAACTCGCCGGATCAGGGCTTCGGATCACCCCAGGGCAAAATTGGTCCCCATCATCGCCATGACCGCAAATGTGTTCAAGGAAGATATTGAACGGTGTCTTGCCGCGGGCATGAATAGCCACATAGGAAAACCCATTGATTTCAGCGAAGTATTGGCGATTTTGAGGAAGTACTTAGCCGCCTAA
- a CDS encoding carbon starvation CstA family protein: MNGLVLLIISVLVLALAYLLYGRYLARTWGIDPSKKTPAQELEDGEEYVPTSPAVVFGHEFASIAGAGPINGPIIAAMFGWLPVTLWLLAGSVFFGAVHDFAALYTSVHNKGKSIGYVIELYVGKAGKRLFLIFVWLFSILIAAAFADIVAGTFTGIDAQGLENSTNASVATASFLFIAAAIGLGFLIRKRKASDLASGIIAVDLLIACIALGIFFPIFLPHNIWLYLVFGYIFVASIAPVWLLGQPRNYLSSFLLLAMIAAAFIGVVFTAPTLSIPAFTGFEVDGNFLFPSLFVTIACGAISGFHSLVATGAASKQINNERHMLPISYGAMLVETLVAILALIAVGSLSNGGKLPSGTPVVIFATGVSTFLFKIGLPIKMSFTLVSLAVSSFVLTTLDTVARLGRLSFQELFSSGSESRSKKTAWLGKVLTSKGAASVFTLLPAYILAVLGYQNIWVLFGAANQLLAALTLIACALFLKKTKRRGFMLFIPTVIMLLVTFSSLVLTARARILRFLNGNFHWASDGLQLLIACLLFILGILVVISCALKLWQKKPDPDRDGNVPSNTPKTEAGI, encoded by the coding sequence ATGAACGGGCTTGTTCTGCTTATAATTTCCGTCCTGGTTCTGGCACTTGCCTACCTGCTCTACGGCCGGTATCTGGCCCGTACTTGGGGAATAGACCCCTCAAAAAAGACCCCTGCCCAAGAATTAGAGGATGGGGAAGAGTATGTGCCCACCTCCCCGGCGGTAGTTTTCGGCCACGAATTCGCCTCCATAGCCGGGGCGGGGCCTATCAATGGGCCGATTATCGCCGCCATGTTCGGCTGGCTGCCGGTAACTCTCTGGCTCCTGGCAGGGTCCGTCTTTTTCGGGGCAGTCCACGACTTTGCGGCCCTCTACACCTCGGTCCATAACAAGGGAAAATCCATAGGCTACGTGATTGAACTCTATGTGGGCAAGGCGGGGAAACGGCTTTTTCTGATCTTTGTCTGGCTTTTTTCCATACTTATTGCCGCCGCCTTTGCGGATATTGTGGCGGGAACCTTTACGGGCATTGACGCCCAGGGCCTCGAGAATTCCACCAACGCCTCGGTGGCCACCGCCTCCTTCCTCTTTATCGCCGCCGCCATAGGCCTGGGGTTCCTCATCCGGAAACGGAAAGCCTCGGATCTTGCCAGCGGCATTATCGCCGTGGACCTTCTCATCGCCTGCATTGCCCTGGGCATTTTCTTCCCCATCTTCCTGCCCCACAATATCTGGCTGTACCTGGTGTTCGGCTATATATTCGTCGCCTCCATTGCGCCGGTCTGGCTTTTGGGGCAGCCCCGGAACTACCTCAGTTCCTTCCTGCTCCTGGCAATGATCGCCGCGGCTTTTATTGGGGTAGTGTTTACCGCTCCGACGCTTTCCATACCCGCCTTTACGGGCTTTGAAGTCGATGGCAATTTCCTGTTCCCCTCGCTTTTTGTAACTATTGCCTGCGGGGCCATATCGGGGTTCCACAGCCTGGTGGCTACCGGGGCCGCTTCCAAGCAGATCAACAATGAGCGGCACATGCTGCCCATTTCCTACGGGGCCATGCTGGTGGAGACCCTGGTAGCGATACTGGCCCTTATCGCCGTGGGTTCCCTGTCCAACGGGGGCAAGCTTCCTTCGGGAACCCCGGTGGTTATCTTCGCTACCGGGGTTTCAACCTTTCTGTTCAAGATAGGGCTCCCCATAAAAATGTCCTTTACCCTGGTTTCCCTGGCGGTTTCCTCCTTTGTGCTTACCACCCTAGACACGGTGGCCCGGCTCGGACGCCTGTCCTTTCAGGAACTGTTCAGTTCCGGATCCGAAAGCCGGTCAAAAAAAACCGCCTGGCTGGGCAAGGTGCTGACAAGCAAGGGCGCAGCATCGGTGTTTACCCTGCTGCCCGCATATATACTGGCGGTCCTAGGCTATCAGAATATCTGGGTTCTCTTTGGCGCGGCGAACCAGCTCTTGGCAGCCCTTACCCTTATCGCCTGCGCCCTGTTCCTTAAAAAGACCAAACGCCGGGGTTTCATGCTCTTTATCCCTACGGTAATCATGCTGTTGGTTACCTTTAGCTCTCTTGTCCTCACCGCCAGAGCCAGGATACTCAGGTTTCTGAACGGCAATTTCCACTGGGCCTCTGATGGCCTCCAGTTGCTTATCGCCTGCCTGCTCTTTATTCTGGGAATTCTGGTGGTAATTTCCTGCGCACTAAAACTGTGGCAAAAAAAGCCGGATCCGGACAGAGATGGAAATGTTCCCTCAAATACTCCTAAAACAGAGGCGGGGATCTAG
- a CDS encoding helix-turn-helix domain-containing protein: protein MEMKSDIAVTVNRRIKQVREALSLSQMKFSKVISLSSGYLAGVEVEKRKVNDRIIKLICASFGVNEKWLRDGQGEMFNHDPAKEFTKLVALYKELAPKYQEYILKQIDLLLDMQDKP, encoded by the coding sequence ATGGAAATGAAAAGTGATATAGCGGTAACTGTTAATCGCCGTATAAAACAGGTTCGGGAAGCTCTGAGTCTTTCCCAGATGAAATTTTCCAAGGTTATATCTCTGTCCAGCGGGTATCTCGCAGGGGTGGAAGTAGAAAAGCGGAAGGTCAATGATCGGATCATTAAGCTGATTTGTGCTTCCTTTGGGGTAAATGAAAAATGGCTCAGGGATGGTCAAGGTGAAATGTTCAACCATGATCCTGCAAAGGAATTTACCAAATTGGTCGCCCTGTATAAGGAACTTGCTCCTAAATACCAGGAATATATCTTAAAGCAGATCGATCTGCTTTTGGATATGCAGGATAAACCCTAG
- a CDS encoding Gx transporter family protein has product MKIPSRTAQAGKKVTVTVLGAFCLFLSTIEYLIPKPVPFMRLGIANLPLMLALDILPFGAFLLLLGIKVIGQALITGTLFSYIFLFSLVGTGVSALSMFGLRRLLGPKQMSLAGISVLGALLSNGAQLALARVFIFGEGARYITPPFLAMGLITGLALGLFCEYFIRRSHWYAAYSDRPEPVVFVNSREIAEERKTARPDRSDASKVKKRRGYRERARESRRRIYEGLFSGRELCLVGMLMVPALVFNPNPYFRVLQFLFFWFLAWLSGKKNNPLITILIILGIVMFNLLVPYGRVLFSVGAFRITEGALLAGIQRGVTLEALIMLSRTAIRRDLQLPGAFGEMVGESFRILALIQEQGHIITRKDIIGSIDALMIAVSKAEDPTAEAGQHEEMDVQKTEFLLSDGRRVSAIPGRIILVVAVLLAWLPWFFTIVVKL; this is encoded by the coding sequence ATGAAAATACCCTCCCGGACAGCACAAGCTGGTAAAAAGGTGACTGTCACCGTCCTGGGGGCTTTCTGTCTGTTCCTTTCTACTATTGAATACCTGATCCCCAAACCAGTACCTTTTATGCGGCTCGGTATAGCCAACCTCCCCCTTATGCTGGCTCTGGACATACTCCCCTTTGGAGCTTTTCTGTTGCTTTTGGGAATTAAGGTTATTGGCCAGGCCCTTATCACGGGAACCCTCTTTTCGTATATTTTTCTCTTTTCTCTGGTGGGCACCGGTGTTTCCGCCCTTTCCATGTTCGGCCTCCGAAGGCTCCTGGGGCCTAAGCAGATGAGTCTGGCCGGTATAAGCGTTCTCGGGGCACTGCTTTCCAACGGCGCCCAGCTTGCCCTGGCCCGGGTTTTCATCTTTGGGGAAGGCGCCCGGTACATTACCCCTCCCTTCCTGGCCATGGGGCTTATCACCGGCCTTGCCTTGGGGCTCTTCTGCGAATACTTTATCCGCCGTTCCCACTGGTACGCAGCATACTCTGATAGGCCTGAACCCGTAGTTTTTGTAAATAGCAGAGAAATCGCGGAGGAGAGAAAAACTGCAAGGCCGGATCGAAGCGATGCTTCAAAAGTGAAGAAGCGCAGAGGATACCGGGAACGAGCACGGGAAAGCCGGCGGCGTATCTATGAGGGGCTTTTTAGCGGGCGGGAACTTTGCCTGGTCGGGATGCTCATGGTTCCCGCCCTGGTTTTCAATCCGAATCCCTATTTCAGGGTACTTCAGTTTTTGTTTTTCTGGTTCCTGGCCTGGCTATCGGGAAAGAAGAACAATCCCTTGATTACCATACTTATCATTTTGGGTATAGTGATGTTCAACCTTCTGGTCCCCTACGGGCGGGTCCTGTTTTCTGTCGGAGCATTCAGGATCACAGAGGGGGCCCTGCTGGCGGGGATCCAGCGGGGAGTTACCCTGGAAGCCCTGATCATGCTGTCCCGCACAGCGATACGGCGGGATCTGCAGCTTCCCGGCGCTTTCGGGGAAATGGTAGGTGAATCCTTCCGCATCCTTGCCTTAATACAGGAACAAGGCCATATCATTACCAGGAAAGACATTATCGGCAGTATTGATGCGCTAATGATTGCAGTGAGCAAGGCTGAGGATCCGACTGCTGAAGCTGGGCAACATGAAGAAATGGATGTGCAAAAAACAGAGTTTCTGTTATCAGATGGTCGGCGGGTATCCGCTATTCCGGGGCGTATAATCCTGGTGGTGGCGGTGCTGTTAGCTTGGCTGCCTTGGTTTTTCACCATAGTAGTAAAGTTATGA
- a CDS encoding FAD:protein FMN transferase: MNRYSEIIATLALTLIIATLPGCAKTLPSQSEFVLGTICTVNLYDQGSPEVYHQIFDRLREIENRMSANLEDSELDQINRMAGIRPVVVHPDLIDVIQRALYFAEKADGAFDPTVGPLVKLWSIGSDDERLPGEDEIAAALSLINWRDIVVDREQGTVFLERPLMRLDLGAIAKGYAADEAGRIIRAAGIKRALIDLGGNILALGEKKGGAPWRVGIQNPLDNRGAYFGIAEVRDKTLVTSGIYERFFEYDGKRYHHILSTQDGYPVDNGLLSITVISGNSIDADALSTSLFVLGYEQGKILAESLDDTEAIFVFTDMSVHCTSGALEYFTLTDTTFSLIQD, translated from the coding sequence ATGAACAGATACTCTGAGATAATTGCCACCCTGGCGCTAACCCTTATCATAGCCACCCTTCCAGGCTGCGCCAAGACCCTTCCTTCTCAGTCGGAATTTGTTTTGGGTACTATTTGTACCGTCAATCTCTATGACCAGGGATCCCCCGAAGTATATCATCAAATTTTTGACCGTCTCCGGGAAATCGAGAACCGCATGAGCGCCAACCTTGAGGATTCGGAACTGGATCAAATCAACCGAATGGCCGGTATCCGGCCGGTCGTGGTACACCCGGACCTCATCGATGTTATCCAACGGGCCCTATACTTTGCAGAAAAAGCCGATGGCGCCTTCGACCCCACTGTGGGACCATTAGTAAAACTGTGGAGTATCGGTTCCGATGATGAGCGCCTCCCCGGTGAAGATGAAATCGCCGCCGCTCTCTCCCTGATCAATTGGAGGGATATTGTGGTTGACCGGGAACAGGGAACCGTTTTCCTGGAACGCCCCCTCATGCGCCTTGACCTGGGGGCCATTGCCAAGGGCTATGCCGCAGATGAGGCAGGGCGAATAATCCGGGCCGCCGGGATAAAGCGGGCCCTCATCGACTTGGGGGGAAACATCCTAGCCCTGGGGGAGAAAAAAGGCGGCGCTCCCTGGCGGGTGGGGATACAGAACCCCCTGGATAACCGGGGCGCCTATTTTGGCATCGCCGAAGTGCGGGACAAAACCCTGGTCACCTCCGGCATCTACGAGCGGTTTTTTGAGTATGACGGAAAGCGGTATCACCACATCCTCTCCACTCAGGATGGCTACCCTGTAGACAACGGCCTCCTTTCGATAACGGTTATCAGCGGCAATTCCATTGATGCCGATGCCCTCTCAACATCCCTGTTTGTCCTAGGCTATGAACAAGGCAAGATTCTGGCAGAATCCCTGGACGACACAGAGGCCATTTTTGTTTTTACGGATATGAGCGTCCACTGCACATCCGGGGCGCTTGAATATTTCACCCTCACGGATACTACGTTTAGTCTAATTCAGGACTGA